One stretch of Equus przewalskii isolate Varuska chromosome 9, EquPr2, whole genome shotgun sequence DNA includes these proteins:
- the HIPK4 gene encoding homeodomain-interacting protein kinase 4 yields the protein MLRGLQGWGAAPGRLAVRPSGLGSAREAGANLIGGGTCAVLFPPLGGSWGRRRGRWPRRQSLRGGGGGQAVSGSRGTMATIQSETDCYDIIEVLGKGTFGEVAKGWRRSTGEMVAIKILKNDAYRNRIIKNELKLLRCMRGLDPEEAHVIRFLEFFHDALKFYLVFELLEQNLFEFQKENNFAPLPARHIRTVTLQVLRALARLKELAIIHADLKPENIMLVDQTRCPFRVKVIDFGSASIFSEVRYVKEPYIQSRFYRAPEILLGLPFCEKVDVWSLGCVMAELHLGWPLYPGNNEYDQVRYICETQGLPKPHLLHAARKAHHFFKRNPHPDATNPWQLKSSADYLAETKVRPLERRKYMLKSLDQIETVNGSGAASRLNFPDREALAEHADLKSMVELIKRMLTWESHERISPSAALRHPFVSMQQLRSAHETTRYYQLSLRGCRLSLQVEGKPPTPVVAAAEDGPPYYRLAEEEEAVGMGSVAGSGSFFREEKAPGMQRAIDQLDDLSLQEAGHGLWGETCADAVPDMLAPLKAAAAGRRGPNSGPEPILAFYGSRLAGRHKARKLPIGSKSDSGFSNLIQLSQASPEDDGPCRGSGWEEGERCGASAEPPTILQRDGDGPDIKDLTMDAERPGPDLFDPGSCPGEWLSEPDWILEGVRGPRAQGLPPHHTHPHGPPRTTSFLQHVGGHH from the exons ATGCTGAGAGGGCTTCAGGGGTGGGGTGCAGCCCCTGGCAGACTCGCCGTGCGGCCCAGCGGGCTGGGGAGTGCCAGGGAGGCGGGGGCGAACCTCATCGGGGGAGGCACGTGTGCCGTTCTCTTTCCCCCGCTGGGAGGGTCTTGGGGCCGGCGACGGGGCAGGTGGCCTCGGAGGCAGAGCctgcggggtgggggtggtggccaGGCAGTGTCTGGCAGCAGGGGCACCATGGCCACCATCCAGTCGGAGACTGACTGTTACGACATCATCGAGGTGCTGGGCAAGGGCACCTTCGGGGAGGTGGCCAAGGGCTGGCGGCGAAGCACGGGCGAGATGGTGGCCATCAAGATCCTCAAGAATGACGCCTACCGCAACCGCATTATCAAGAACGAGCTGAAGCTGCTGCGCTGCATGAGGGGCCTGGACCCCGAGGAGGCCCACGTCATCCGCTTCCTCGAGTTCTTCCACGACGCCCTCAAGTTCTACCTGGTTTTTGAGCTGCTGGAGCAAAACCTTTTcgaattccagaaggagaacaACTTCGCGCCCCTCCCCGCCCGCCACATCCGCACGGTCACCCTGCAGGTGCTCAGGGCCCTGGCCAGGCTCAAGGAGCTGGCGATCATCCATGCCGACCTCAAGCCCGAGAACATCATGCTGGTGGACCAGACCCGCTGCCCCTTCAGGGTCAAG GTGATCGACTTCGGCTCAGCCAGCATTTTCAGCGAGGTGCGCTACGTGAAGGAGCCGTACATCCAGTCACGCTTCTACCGGGCACCCGAGATCCTGCTGGGGCTGCCCTTCTGCGAGAAGGTGGACGTGTGGTCCCTGGGCTGCGTCATGGCCGAGCTgcacctgggctggcccctctacccAGGCAACAACGAGTACGACCAGGTGCGCTACATCTGCGAGACCCAGGGCCTGCCCAAGCCCCACCTGCTGCACGCCGCCCGCAAGGCCCACCACTTCTTCAAGCGCAACCCCCACCCTGACGCCACCAACCCCTGGCAGCTCAAGTCCTCGGCCGACTACCTGGCCGAGACCAAG GTGCGGCCCCTGGAGCGTCGCAAGTACATGCTCAAGTCTCTGGACCAGATTGAGACGGTGAATGGCAGCGGGGCAGCCAGTCGGCTGAACTTCCCGGACCGCGAGGCGCTGGCCGAGCACGCCGACCTCAAGAGCATGGTGGAGCTGATCAAGCGCATGCTGACATGGGAGTCGCACGAGCGCATCAGCCCAAGCGCGGCCCTGCGCCACCCCTTCGTGTCCATGCAGCAGTTGCGCAGCGCCCACGAGACCACCCGCTACTACCAGCTCTCGCTGCGCGGCTGCCGCCTCTCGCTGCAGGTGGAGGGCAAGCCCCCCACGCCCGTCGTGGCCGCTGCAGAAGACGGGCCCCCCTACTACCGGCTggccgaggaggaggaggccgtGGGCATGGGCAGTGTGGCGGGCAGCGGGTCCTTCTTCCGCGAGGAGAAGGCCCCGGGCATGCAAAGGGCCATCGACCAGCTAGACGACCTGAGTCTGCAGGAGGCAGGCCATGGACTGTGGGGTGAGACCTGCGCTGATGCGGTCCCCGACATGCTGGCCCCGCTCAAGGCGGCTGCCGCTGGCCGCCGGGGGCCCAACTCGGGCCCCGAGCCCATCCTGGCTTTCTACGGCAGCCGCCTGGCAGGGCGCCACAAGGCCCGCAAGCTGCCCATCGGCTCCAAGTCTGACTCCGGCTTCAGCAACCTCATCCAGCTGAGCCAGGCCTCACCGGAGGATGACGGGCCCTGCCGGGGCAgcggctgggaggagggagagcgcTGCGGGGCCTCCGCCGAGCCGCCCACCATCCTTCAGCGGGACGGCGATGGGCCGGACATCAAGGATCTGACCATGGATGCTGAG AGGCCAGGCCCTGACCTCTTCGACCCTGGCAGCTGTCCTGGGGAATGGCTGAGTGAGCCAGACTGGATCCTGGAGGGCGTCAGGGGGCCACGGGCTCAGGGGCTCCCGCCCCACCACACCCACCCACACGGTCCACCCCGGACCACCAGCTTTCTGCAGCACGTCGGCGGGCACCACTGA
- the PLD3 gene encoding 5'-3' exonuclease PLD3 — MKPKLMYQELKVPAEEPASELPMNEIEAWKAAEKKARWVLLVLILAVVGFGALMTQLFLWEYGDLHLFGPNQRPAPCYDPCEAVLVESIPEGLDFPNASVANPSTSQAWLGLLAGAHSSLDIASFYWTLTNNDTHTQEPSAQQGEEVLRQLQTLAPRGVKVRVAVSKPNGPQPQADLQALLQSGAQVRMVDMQKLTHGVLHTKFWVVDQTHFYLGSANMDWRSLTQVKELGVVMYNCSCLARDLTKIFEAYWYLGQAGSSIPSTWPRPYDTRYNQETPMEICLNGTPALAYLASAPPPLCPSGRTPDLKALLNVVDNARSFIYISVMNYLPTMEFSHPHRFWPAIDDGLRRAAYERGVKVRLLISCWGHSEPSMRAFLLSLAALRDNHTHCDIQLKLFVVPADEAQARIPYARVNHNKYMVTERATYIGTSNWSGSYFTETAGTSLLVTQNGRGGLRSQLEAIFLRDWDSPYSHDLDISADSVGNACRLL; from the exons ATGAAGCCTAAACTGATGTACCAGGAG CTGAAGGTGCCTGCTGAGGAGCCTGCCAGCGAGCTGCCCATGAATGAGATCGAGGCGTGGAAGGCTGCGGAGAAG aaaGCCCGGTGGGTCCTGCTGGTCCTCATCCTAGCGGTAGTGGGCTTCGGTGCCCTGATGACTCAGCTGTTTCTATGGGAATACGGCGACTTGCATCTCTTTGGACCCAACCAGCGCCCAGCCCCCTGCTATGACCCCTGCGA agcaGTGCTGGTGGAGAGCATTCCCGAGGGCCTGGACTTCCCCAATGCCTCCGTGGCCAACCCCTCCAccagccaggcctggctgggCCTGCTCGCCGGTGCCCACAGCAGCCTGGACATCGCCTCCTTCTACTGGACCCTCACCAACAATGACACCCACACTCAGGAGCCCTCTGCCCAGCAG ggcGAGGAGGTCCTGCGGCAGCTCCAGACCCTGGCGCCGCGAGGTGTGAAGGTCCGTGTTGCCGTGAGCAAGCCGAACGGGCCCCAGCCGCAGGCAGACCTGCAAGCCCTGCTGCAAAGCG GTGCCCAGGTCCGCATGGTGGACATGCAGAAGCTGACCCATGGCGTCCTGCACACCAAGTTCTGGGTGGTGGACCAGACCCACTTCTACCTCGGCAGCGCCAACATGGACTGGCGCTCCCTGACCCAG GTCAAGGAGCTGGGTGTGGTCATGTACAACTGCAGCTGCCTGGCTCGAGACCTGACCAAGATCTTCGAGGCCTACTGGTACCTGGGCCAGGCGGGCAGCTCCATCCCGTCAACGTGGCCCCGGCCCTATGACACCCGGTACAACCAAGAGACACCGATGGAGATCTGCCTCAACGGAACGCCCGCCCTGGCCTACCTGGCA AGTGCACCCCCACCGCTGTGTCCGAGTGGCCGCACCCCAGACCTGAAGGCCCTGCTCAACGTGGTGGACAACGCCCGGAGTTTCATCTACATCTCGGTCATGAACTACCTGCCCACTATGGAGTTCTCCCACCCTCACAG GTTCTGGCCTGCCATTGATGACGGGCTGCGGCGGGCTGCCTACGAGCGGGGCGTCAAGGTGCGCCTGCTGATCAGCTGCTGGGGACACTCTGAGCCCTCCATGCGGGCCTTCCTGCTCTCCCTGGCTGCCCTGCGGGACAACCACACCCACTGCGACATCCAGTTG AAACTCTTTGTGGTCCCTGCGGACGAGGCCCAGGCCCGCATCCCGTACGCCCGCGTCAACCACAACAAGTACATGGTGACCGAACGTGCCACCTACATTG GGACCTCCAACTGGTCAGGCAGCTACTTCACGGAGACGGCGGGCACCTCGCTGCTGGTGACGCAGAACGGCCGGGGTGGCCTGCGGAGCCAGCTGGAGGCCATTTTCCTCAGGGACTGGGACTCCCCTTACAGCCATGACCTTGACATCTCAGCTGACAGTGTGGGCAACGCCTGTCGCTTGCTCTGA